A stretch of the Zeugodacus cucurbitae isolate PBARC_wt_2022May chromosome 6, idZeuCucr1.2, whole genome shotgun sequence genome encodes the following:
- the LOC105221392 gene encoding NADH dehydrogenase [ubiquinone] 1 alpha subcomplex subunit 11, which produces MSFLKSQYYDYPDGEDAFGKIVATNKYAIGTGLAWSTFDVLMLSKTQGYLPTIARFAYNTGPMMGMATAFTLTTLISTNVRGKDDKLNYFLGGFAAGAVYGAWRRNHVAGLVAGLFFGMAGAVKKLSKEEGWEFFPPIKHQQGSLNGVLHDFTLMKDPAKRSVEN; this is translated from the exons ATGTCGTTCCTCAAATCACAATATTACGATTATCCTGACGGGGAGGATGCGTTTGGAAAAATAGTAGCCAccaataaatatgctattggCACCGGTCTCGCTTGGTCAACATTCGATGTACTGATGTTATCCAAAACGCAAGGTTACCTGCCAACAATAGCTCGATTTGCATATAACACTGGTCCAATGATGGGCATGGCAACTGCGTTCACATTGACCACTTTGATTTCGACAAATGTACGCGGCAAGGATGACAA attaaattattttcttggtgGATTTGCCGCTGGTGCAGTGTACGGTGCGTGGAGACGGAATCATGTTGCCGGTCTCGTTGCAGGTCTTTTCTTTg GTATGGCAGGTGCTGTGAAGAAACTATCAAAGGAAGAAGGCTGGGAATTCTTTCCACCAATCAAACATCAACAAGGCTCATTAAATGGTGTTCTTCATGACTTTACTCTAATGAAAGACCCTGCCAAACGTTccgttgaaaattaa